A genomic segment from Nodularia sphaerocarpa UHCC 0038 encodes:
- a CDS encoding S8 family peptidase: MPIDDISHNLFPHNGLNFNAISSVDTFQTLNDYSFSGRSSFNSASDITANSVQTANYNFSSGYGLVNAAAAVAKAAGENTFGDVPNLGGNNWGADLVKAPAAWAQGYTGKGIVIAVLDTGVDYNHADLKDNIWNNPGEIPGNGIDDDGNGYIDDAQGWSFADSSNDIIDVNGHGTHVAGTIAGGNNGFGVTGIAYDAKIMPVKVLNDEGSGSSNSVADGIYYAVNNGANVINLSLGGNFPNSTLEAAIKYASSKGAVVVMAAGNNGYPFTNYPARYANNWGLAVGAVDSNNKMADFSNQAGMSAFPYVTAPGVGIYSSVPGNQYATYSGTSMATPHVAGVVALMLSANPSLTDAQIRQIIIETSGNSTPATSSMSLKISPVISEAIAQMVGNSTSATTMNLELQVTIVTDSHTAGSNLPPTSSFVNRGSSMNLGNMSWYNDRTLNALGSMTNNIFNTDDVDKNNQDPTDIAKILNQLQQQIEEFRKFFPGF; encoded by the coding sequence ATGCCCATTGACGATATTAGTCACAATTTGTTTCCTCATAACGGGCTAAATTTCAACGCTATTTCCTCAGTCGATACATTTCAAACTCTGAATGATTATAGCTTCAGTGGTCGTAGTAGTTTTAATTCAGCTAGTGATATTACTGCAAATTCTGTCCAAACTGCTAACTATAATTTCTCTTCTGGTTATGGCTTGGTTAACGCCGCTGCCGCAGTAGCTAAAGCTGCTGGTGAGAATACTTTTGGTGATGTTCCTAATCTTGGTGGTAATAATTGGGGAGCAGATTTAGTTAAAGCTCCAGCCGCCTGGGCGCAGGGATACACAGGTAAAGGTATTGTGATTGCTGTGTTAGATACTGGGGTTGACTACAACCACGCAGACTTGAAGGATAATATTTGGAATAATCCCGGAGAAATTCCTGGTAATGGTATAGATGACGATGGTAATGGCTATATTGATGATGCCCAAGGGTGGAGTTTTGCTGACAGTAGCAACGATATCATAGACGTAAATGGTCACGGTACTCATGTAGCGGGAACCATTGCTGGGGGGAATAATGGCTTTGGGGTGACGGGTATTGCCTATGATGCCAAGATTATGCCTGTTAAAGTACTGAATGACGAGGGATCTGGTAGCAGTAATTCTGTCGCTGATGGTATTTACTATGCGGTGAATAACGGCGCTAATGTGATTAATCTCAGTCTGGGTGGTAATTTTCCTAATAGCACCTTGGAAGCTGCAATTAAATATGCTAGTAGTAAAGGTGCTGTAGTTGTGATGGCAGCAGGTAATAATGGCTACCCATTTACCAACTATCCGGCTCGCTATGCTAACAACTGGGGATTGGCAGTGGGGGCAGTTGATAGCAATAATAAGATGGCTGACTTCTCTAACCAAGCGGGGATGAGTGCGTTTCCCTATGTGACTGCGCCAGGAGTCGGTATCTATTCTTCGGTTCCTGGTAATCAATATGCTACATATAGCGGTACATCTATGGCTACTCCCCACGTTGCTGGTGTGGTGGCTTTGATGCTGAGTGCTAATCCTAGTTTGACTGATGCTCAAATCCGGCAAATCATCATAGAAACATCAGGAAATAGTACCCCAGCAACAAGTTCTATGTCTTTGAAGATTAGCCCTGTAATTTCTGAGGCGATCGCACAGATGGTAGGCAATAGTACATCAGCTACTACCATGAATTTGGAATTACAAGTAACCATTGTAACCGATAGTCATACAGCAGGTTCTAATTTACCTCCTACGTCTTCCTTTGTGAACAGAGGTTCATCCATGAATTTAGGAAATATGTCCTGGTATAACGATCGCACCCTTAACGCTCTGGGCAGCATGACTAATAATATCTTCAATACTGATGATGTTGACAAAAATAACCAAGATCCTACAGATATCGCCAAAATCCTGAATCAATTACAGCAGCAAATAGAAGAATTTAGAAAATTTTTCCCAGGCTTCTAA
- a CDS encoding peptidase domain-containing ABC transporter: MASRENSKADSQTTNELKVLNNQSLQVKALASIPWNQPPLSWLTNEQQSQLQNQAQIRQYRLGEKIWSTEAGGDQFWIFTGKVRLREEGEGKPLLALEAGDWFGDLYHLAVDCKAVAASKEVVLVCWNTALWAEFSTPEIDQFWLTKQEHQETGEITKIKPEIKAINQLIPSSTVITSGYPFVSNWNTGAACLTMVAQHLEHPVKLEWVQRQLRGQSPKHLVEAGEKLGLVLRRLQVSWADLRQLSFPLILQWQLDSSPPASWVVAYGMQGSNLIIANPLNDDYACESLPQSVIESAWDGRVWQVELVSKQDTFNLGWFTPAVWKYRKLLGEVLLASFTLQLLGLGTPLITQVVIDKVMVQQSLPTLDVMAIALLMIASFESILGILRLFIFTHTARRLDLSLSAQLFRHLMRLPLAYFESRRVGDTIARVQELEQIRQFLTGTALTVILDSIFAVVYLVLMFYYNIQLTFVALAVLPLFAALTIISTPILRKWLNETFNRSADSQSFLVETVSGIHSVKAHAAEPVARDRWEGLFARFVRTGFKASTTSNISSNIGNFLTNFSSLLILWFGAKLVIEQNLTIGQLVAFQMLSGRVTGPLLRLVQLWQNLQQVLLSVDRIGDILNIAPEAELGTGLVLPPLKGQVTFEQIFFRYQPHIEPVLKGISFNVEPGQFVGIVGRSGSGKSTLSKLLQRLYQIESGRILIDGFDIKSADLASLRQQISVVLQEDFLFNGTVLENITLGNPDIGAEEVVEAARLAVAHDFISQLPYGYETNVGERGTALSGGQRQRIALARLFLSQAPILVLDEATSALDSETEQQVLQNLQKVSAHRTVFLIAHRFAPLKRADMILVLERGVIAERGTHLDLLQQKGLYWSLYQRQQANI, translated from the coding sequence ATGGCTAGTCGAGAAAATTCAAAAGCTGACAGTCAAACTACAAATGAGCTAAAAGTTCTGAATAATCAATCTCTACAAGTAAAAGCCCTAGCTTCTATACCTTGGAATCAACCGCCCCTCTCTTGGCTGACGAATGAACAACAATCCCAATTACAAAATCAAGCCCAAATCCGTCAGTATCGTCTAGGAGAAAAAATTTGGTCTACAGAAGCAGGCGGTGATCAGTTTTGGATTTTTACTGGTAAAGTCCGCTTGCGAGAAGAAGGAGAAGGTAAGCCATTGTTAGCCCTAGAAGCAGGGGATTGGTTTGGCGATTTATATCATCTAGCTGTGGATTGCAAAGCCGTAGCTGCGAGCAAAGAAGTAGTATTAGTGTGTTGGAATACAGCCCTGTGGGCAGAATTTTCCACTCCCGAAATTGATCAGTTTTGGTTAACTAAACAGGAACACCAAGAAACGGGGGAAATCACCAAAATCAAGCCAGAAATCAAGGCGATAAACCAACTTATCCCATCCTCGACTGTAATTACATCGGGTTATCCCTTCGTTTCTAATTGGAATACAGGCGCTGCTTGCTTAACAATGGTGGCGCAACATTTAGAACATCCTGTGAAATTGGAATGGGTACAACGCCAACTCAGGGGACAAAGCCCGAAACATCTGGTGGAAGCGGGCGAAAAGTTAGGGTTAGTGTTGCGGAGGTTGCAAGTTAGTTGGGCGGATTTGCGGCAGTTATCGTTTCCCTTAATACTACAATGGCAATTAGATTCATCTCCGCCAGCTTCCTGGGTGGTAGCCTATGGAATGCAAGGATCTAACCTGATTATTGCTAATCCTCTAAATGATGATTATGCTTGTGAGAGTTTACCTCAGTCAGTGATTGAGTCTGCCTGGGATGGTAGAGTATGGCAAGTTGAACTGGTATCGAAACAGGACACATTTAACCTGGGTTGGTTCACTCCAGCAGTTTGGAAGTATCGGAAACTGTTAGGAGAAGTATTGTTAGCGTCTTTTACGTTGCAGCTGCTGGGTTTGGGGACACCACTGATTACCCAAGTTGTGATTGATAAAGTGATGGTGCAGCAGAGTTTGCCCACTCTTGATGTTATGGCGATCGCCCTCTTAATGATCGCCTCATTTGAATCTATACTGGGTATACTGCGGCTATTTATCTTCACTCATACCGCCCGGCGTTTAGATTTGAGCTTATCGGCGCAACTATTCCGCCATCTGATGCGTTTACCTTTAGCTTACTTCGAGTCTCGGCGTGTGGGAGACACCATCGCCAGAGTTCAAGAACTAGAACAAATCCGCCAGTTTCTCACAGGGACAGCATTAACTGTAATTTTAGACAGTATTTTTGCTGTGGTGTACTTGGTATTGATGTTTTACTACAACATCCAACTCACCTTTGTAGCTTTGGCGGTGTTACCGTTATTTGCAGCTTTGACAATTATTTCTACACCAATTCTGCGTAAGTGGCTCAACGAAACCTTTAATCGCAGTGCTGATAGTCAATCATTTCTCGTAGAGACAGTTTCAGGGATACACTCAGTTAAAGCTCATGCAGCCGAACCAGTAGCGCGCGATCGCTGGGAAGGATTATTTGCCCGTTTTGTGCGTACAGGATTTAAAGCATCCACCACTTCTAATATTAGCAGTAATATTGGTAACTTTCTCACCAACTTTTCCTCCTTACTCATTCTCTGGTTTGGTGCGAAATTAGTCATCGAGCAAAACCTAACAATTGGGCAACTTGTCGCCTTTCAAATGCTATCAGGAAGAGTTACCGGACCACTATTGCGTCTAGTGCAACTATGGCAAAATCTCCAACAAGTCCTACTCTCTGTAGACCGGATTGGTGATATTCTCAACATCGCTCCCGAAGCCGAATTAGGCACAGGCTTAGTTTTACCACCCCTAAAAGGTCAAGTCACCTTCGAGCAAATCTTTTTCCGTTACCAACCACACATTGAACCCGTCCTCAAAGGCATCTCCTTTAACGTAGAACCAGGGCAATTTGTGGGAATTGTCGGCCGCAGTGGTTCTGGTAAAAGTACCCTTTCCAAGCTCTTACAACGCCTCTATCAAATTGAATCAGGACGGATTTTAATTGATGGTTTTGATATTAAAAGTGCTGATTTAGCCTCACTGCGGCAACAAATTAGCGTCGTTCTCCAAGAAGACTTCTTATTTAACGGAACTGTCTTGGAAAATATCACCCTCGGTAATCCTGATATTGGTGCAGAAGAAGTAGTAGAAGCTGCGAGACTAGCTGTAGCCCATGACTTTATTAGTCAATTACCCTACGGTTACGAAACCAACGTGGGAGAGAGAGGAACAGCCTTATCTGGTGGACAAAGACAACGCATCGCCTTAGCGAGATTATTTCTTTCCCAAGCGCCAATTTTAGTATTAGATGAAGCTACCAGCGCCTTAGATAGTGAAACAGAACAGCAAGTTTTGCAAAATTTACAAAAGGTTTCTGCTCACAGAACTGTGTTTTTAATTGCTCACCGTTTCGCTCCCCTCAAACGTGCTGATATGATTTTAGTTTTAGAAAGAGGCGTAATTGCTGAACGCGGTACTCACTTAGATTTGTTACAACAAAAAGGTTTGTACTGGTCATTATATCAACGCCAACAAGCCAATATTTAA
- a CDS encoding peptidylprolyl isomerase, with translation MESSSFLTVNDQPIFINQAVKYLQASGKLAHFIGDILKQYVIAQEIQERDDIQISPALTEQTIIDFRLKNQLNEPQTFQEWLQKNVTDYATFYESIAFSFKLEKLKVLITEPKISEYFIERKIFLDRVIVSRIVVDNREIAEELHTQIEEGGSFEQLAKEYSLSEDRMVNGMMGPVSRGTMPDQLRAVIDIANPGQVVGPIEIEGRYGLFRVEQFLPASLEDTQLQQALQNELFEKWLVEKIQKLTVKLQMS, from the coding sequence ATGGAATCTTCATCATTTTTGACAGTAAATGACCAGCCAATATTTATAAATCAGGCAGTAAAATATCTGCAAGCCTCTGGAAAATTAGCGCATTTCATTGGCGACATTCTCAAACAGTATGTAATAGCCCAAGAAATCCAAGAGCGAGATGACATCCAAATCAGCCCCGCTTTAACAGAACAGACAATCATTGATTTCCGCCTCAAAAATCAACTAAATGAACCCCAAACATTTCAAGAATGGTTACAGAAAAATGTGACAGATTACGCCACCTTTTACGAATCAATAGCCTTTAGTTTCAAATTAGAAAAACTGAAAGTTTTGATTACAGAACCAAAAATTTCCGAATACTTTATTGAACGGAAAATTTTTCTAGATCGGGTGATAGTTTCCCGGATTGTTGTGGACAATCGAGAAATAGCTGAAGAACTACATACCCAAATTGAAGAAGGAGGTAGTTTTGAGCAACTAGCTAAAGAATATTCCTTATCAGAAGATCGCATGGTCAACGGCATGATGGGGCCAGTAAGTCGAGGTACAATGCCAGATCAATTAAGAGCAGTTATTGATATAGCTAATCCTGGACAAGTTGTCGGTCCTATAGAAATCGAAGGACGTTATGGCTTATTTCGTGTAGAACAATTTTTGCCAGCGTCTTTAGAAGATACGCAACTTCAACAAGCACTACAAAATGAATTATTTGAGAAATGGCTAGTCGAGAAAATTCAAAAGCTGACAGTCAAACTACAAATGAGCTAA
- a CDS encoding HlyD family efflux transporter periplasmic adaptor subunit, with product MKYSLVANAAQARQTRQQFAKPEDQLSYEVGKAVQELPPLYTRVLAGTLSLVVFGAIAWANFSQIDEVAIAPGELIASTQVRPVTSLGGGSIVDVKVEEGDHVTKDQVLIQRNTDLQQTDVTRLAQSAQLISQDIQRLQAERIGTTKSGTKLQDELLESRLADYQARQAVTEAEANRQLAIIEQVKQRQQRLQENLVNAQTSFKNAQANVVNAENFVVGIEKNIAIAQQREKNLSTLIAPGALPRIDYLEAQERLNRANTEMTRAKDEVINAKNRVTETQDRIASLTREIAAQAQDIRQAEQAHQGVLQQAQRLKSERQSEILTQIKQRQEELNNINGQLEQARKQQAGETITAPVAGTIYKIKATQGPVQAGEELLSILPAGEEILLEVKVLNRDIGFIRPGMTAKVKMATFPFQEFGTIEGKVVQISPNAVVDKDLGLVFPTRIQLSQHSMKVRGEEVAFTPGMSANGEIVTRQKSVLTFIIEPVTRRFSEAFSVR from the coding sequence ATGAAATATTCCTTAGTTGCAAATGCTGCTCAAGCCCGACAAACAAGACAACAATTTGCCAAACCAGAAGATCAACTGTCCTATGAAGTAGGTAAGGCTGTACAGGAATTACCACCGCTATATACGAGAGTTTTAGCAGGAACACTGAGTTTAGTGGTATTTGGGGCGATCGCCTGGGCAAATTTTTCTCAAATCGATGAAGTAGCGATCGCACCAGGGGAATTAATCGCCTCTACACAAGTGCGACCAGTGACATCCTTGGGTGGTGGTTCAATTGTGGATGTGAAGGTAGAAGAAGGCGATCATGTCACTAAAGACCAAGTTTTAATTCAACGAAACACAGACTTACAACAAACAGACGTTACCCGTCTCGCCCAATCTGCTCAATTAATCAGCCAAGACATACAGCGTTTGCAAGCAGAACGCATTGGGACGACAAAATCTGGAACCAAACTGCAAGATGAACTGTTAGAATCGCGCCTCGCAGATTACCAAGCCCGTCAAGCTGTCACCGAAGCAGAAGCAAATCGCCAACTCGCAATTATTGAACAGGTAAAACAACGCCAACAACGGTTACAAGAAAACCTCGTAAATGCTCAAACTAGCTTTAAAAATGCCCAAGCTAACGTAGTCAACGCCGAAAATTTCGTAGTTGGAATTGAAAAAAATATTGCGATCGCCCAACAAAGAGAAAAAAACCTCAGCACCCTAATAGCGCCTGGTGCATTACCTAGAATTGATTACCTAGAAGCCCAAGAAAGATTAAATCGCGCCAACACCGAAATGACCAGAGCCAAAGATGAGGTCATAAACGCCAAAAATCGAGTCACAGAAACTCAAGACAGAATAGCATCCTTAACCAGAGAAATTGCCGCCCAAGCCCAAGACATTCGCCAAGCAGAACAAGCCCATCAAGGAGTTCTCCAGCAAGCCCAGCGTTTAAAATCAGAGCGCCAAAGCGAGATTTTAACCCAAATAAAACAGCGCCAAGAAGAACTCAACAATATTAACGGTCAACTAGAACAAGCCAGAAAACAGCAAGCCGGCGAAACAATCACAGCCCCAGTCGCCGGCACAATTTACAAAATTAAAGCCACCCAAGGACCAGTCCAAGCAGGCGAAGAATTGCTGTCAATTTTACCTGCGGGAGAAGAAATATTATTAGAAGTAAAAGTCCTCAACCGCGATATTGGATTTATTCGTCCAGGGATGACAGCAAAAGTGAAAATGGCAACCTTTCCCTTTCAAGAATTTGGCACAATTGAGGGTAAAGTTGTGCAAATTAGTCCAAATGCAGTAGTTGATAAAGACTTAGGTTTAGTTTTCCCCACCAGAATACAACTAAGTCAACACTCAATGAAAGTCCGGGGAGAAGAAGTAGCATTTACTCCCGGAATGTCAGCCAACGGGGAAATAGTCACCCGTCAAAAGTCAGTTTTAACCTTCATCATCGAGCCTGTAACCCGTAGATTTAGCGAAGCCTTTTCAGTCAGGTAA
- a CDS encoding SDR family oxidoreductase, producing MFLVTGATGGIGRRVVRLLRLEEKSVRGFVRLTSRYNELEHRGAEIFIGDLRRDKDIEKACRGVEYIISAHASDGDSLSLDYRANIELIDQARANAVKHFVFISVLGAERGYEDAPVFKAKRAVEQYLEASGLNYTILRPSGLASNLLSLAEQFRETGLYLLIGDPKNRTSVVSTDDLARIVVNSITVEGARNQILPVGGPEILLREDIPQIFSRIFNKEPIVINSPLFVVDGLRSAFGLFNPQAQTAFGTYRTLLSNEFFCRKEEIANLERIFNFNLETLENFLRRYLAV from the coding sequence GAGGGGATTTGTCCGCCTCACTTCGCGTTATAACGAGTTAGAACACCGAGGAGCAGAAATCTTCATCGGTGATTTGCGACGAGACAAAGATATTGAAAAAGCTTGTCGGGGTGTCGAGTACATTATCAGCGCCCACGCTTCTGATGGTGACTCCTTATCTCTGGATTATCGCGCCAATATCGAACTCATCGATCAGGCTAGAGCTAATGCAGTCAAGCATTTTGTGTTTATTTCTGTACTGGGAGCAGAACGGGGGTATGAAGATGCTCCTGTATTCAAAGCCAAACGAGCAGTAGAACAATATTTAGAAGCTAGTGGCTTGAATTACACAATTTTACGCCCATCTGGATTAGCATCTAATTTACTGTCATTGGCAGAACAATTTCGGGAAACAGGTTTGTATTTGCTGATTGGTGATCCTAAAAATCGGACTTCGGTTGTCAGTACAGATGATTTAGCCAGGATAGTAGTTAATTCAATCACAGTGGAAGGCGCACGCAACCAAATATTACCAGTGGGAGGTCCAGAGATTTTATTGCGAGAAGATATTCCCCAAATTTTTAGCCGCATCTTCAACAAAGAACCAATCGTAATTAATTCACCTTTGTTTGTTGTGGATGGGTTACGCAGTGCATTTGGTTTATTTAATCCCCAAGCACAAACAGCTTTCGGAACCTATAGAACATTACTGTCCAATGAATTTTTCTGTAGAAAAGAGGAAATAGCCAACTTAGAAAGGATTTTCAATTTTAACTTAGAAACTTTAGAAAATTTTCTGCGGCGATATCTCGCAGTTTGA
- a CDS encoding esterase/lipase family protein, with the protein MNTKNQQRNSVLLIHGIGDTAAVFNMMASYLRKLGWSVYTLNLVPNNGEVGLDILAQQIADYILNTFAPEQPIDLIGFSMGGIVSRYYVQRLGGINRVQRFVTISSPHHGTVIAYASQRHGCLQMRRNSEFIQDLNADAVMLGRLNFTSIWTPYDLMIVPANSSQMALGKEVVLPVVLHSWMLTDSRSLAAVASALSEPIKLGHQFGYTQNYQKSPLGGGNI; encoded by the coding sequence ATGAACACCAAAAACCAACAGCGTAACTCAGTGTTATTGATACATGGTATTGGAGACACCGCAGCCGTTTTTAATATGATGGCGAGTTATCTCAGAAAATTGGGTTGGTCTGTGTATACCCTGAATCTCGTTCCTAATAACGGTGAAGTTGGTCTGGATATTTTGGCACAGCAGATAGCTGATTATATTCTCAATACCTTTGCCCCAGAACAACCAATCGATTTGATAGGCTTCAGCATGGGAGGAATTGTCAGCCGTTACTATGTTCAACGCTTAGGAGGAATTAACCGTGTGCAAAGATTTGTCACCATTTCCTCACCTCATCATGGAACTGTTATTGCTTATGCTTCCCAACGTCACGGCTGCTTGCAAATGCGCCGCAATAGTGAATTTATCCAGGATTTAAATGCCGATGCTGTGATGTTAGGACGGTTAAATTTTACATCGATATGGACACCCTATGATTTAATGATAGTTCCGGCAAATAGTTCACAAATGGCACTGGGAAAAGAAGTAGTACTGCCAGTTGTACTGCACTCTTGGATGTTAACAGATTCTAGAAGTTTAGCAGCAGTAGCATCTGCCTTGTCAGAGCCAATTAAGCTCGGTCACCAATTTGGCTATACTCAGAACTACCAAAAATCGCCTCTGGGTGGCGGTAATATTTAA
- a CDS encoding TIGR00297 family protein, whose amino-acid sequence MLSFIDSANPWLVAIGLNTILLSLVWIAPKQLLTPAGIFHAWLLGVLIWVTLGWPGYLVVGFYFLVGSGVTRIGMAQKEAAGIAEKRSGARGPENVWGSALTGALCALGVGILNSGLVIPSNQSLVPNPQFLLLLGYVASFSTKLSDTTASEVGKAYGKRTFLITTLQPVSRGTEGAVSLEGTLAGVVASIAIACVGWAVGLIDLLGIAWCILAAFIATNLESVIGATLQSKYDWLTNEVVNIFNTLIGAIAAILLALIWTIITASFPA is encoded by the coding sequence ATGTTATCTTTTATTGACTCTGCAAATCCCTGGTTGGTAGCAATAGGATTGAACACAATTTTATTGAGTTTAGTATGGATTGCGCCCAAACAGCTACTCACCCCAGCAGGAATATTTCACGCTTGGTTACTAGGGGTACTCATTTGGGTAACTCTCGGTTGGCCAGGATATCTAGTGGTAGGGTTCTATTTTTTAGTTGGTTCTGGTGTAACACGTATTGGTATGGCACAGAAAGAAGCAGCAGGAATAGCTGAAAAGCGTTCTGGAGCTAGAGGCCCGGAAAATGTTTGGGGTTCGGCTCTAACTGGGGCTTTGTGTGCATTGGGAGTAGGTATTTTAAATTCAGGATTAGTTATACCCAGTAACCAGTCCCTAGTCCCTAATCCCCAGTTTTTATTGTTGTTAGGCTATGTGGCGAGTTTTAGTACGAAGCTTTCTGATACCACTGCGAGCGAAGTGGGTAAAGCCTACGGTAAACGTACCTTTTTGATTACTACACTCCAACCTGTATCTCGTGGTACAGAGGGAGCAGTGAGTTTAGAAGGGACTTTAGCGGGTGTGGTGGCTTCGATTGCGATCGCCTGCGTCGGATGGGCAGTTGGTTTGATAGATTTATTAGGAATAGCTTGGTGCATATTAGCTGCATTTATCGCCACCAACTTAGAAAGCGTCATTGGTGCAACATTGCAATCTAAATATGACTGGCTCACCAATGAAGTCGTAAACATTTTCAATACATTAATTGGTGCGATCGCCGCCATCTTACTCGCCTTAATCTGGACAATAATTACTGCTTCATTTCCCGCCTAA
- a CDS encoding VOC family protein — protein sequence MSQTLFHLAFPVTDIAQTKAYYVDALGCIPGRENTQALILNLYGHQLVAHLTKETPSPQRTIYPRHFGLIFVQEQDWEELLEKAEKQNLVFRESPKNRFVDSPLEHRTFFLEDPFYNLMEFKYYRHPEAIFGSSEYSQIGDRA from the coding sequence ATGAGCCAAACTTTATTTCATCTAGCTTTTCCAGTGACTGATATTGCTCAAACCAAAGCATATTATGTCGATGCTCTCGGCTGCATTCCTGGGCGTGAAAATACCCAAGCGCTGATTCTTAACCTCTACGGTCATCAGTTGGTAGCACACCTCACCAAGGAAACTCCATCACCCCAACGCACTATATACCCCAGACACTTTGGACTGATTTTTGTTCAGGAACAGGACTGGGAGGAATTACTAGAAAAAGCAGAAAAGCAAAATCTGGTTTTTCGGGAATCACCTAAAAATCGCTTTGTTGATTCTCCCTTAGAACATCGCACCTTCTTTTTAGAAGATCCTTTTTACAACTTGATGGAATTTAAATATTACCGCCACCCAGAGGCGATTTTTGGTAGTTCTGAGTATAGCCAAATTGGTGACCGAGCTTAA